One genomic window of Nitrosopumilus sp. includes the following:
- a CDS encoding threonine synthase, whose product MARTSLQCRECKKEYDTAFKYVCSECFGPLDVKYDFPVITKDMFSNREQNYWRYFELLPIESKSNIVSIGAGMTPLIKADNLGKKLGLNNLYIKNDSVNPTFSFKDRPAGVAISKAKEFGLSSVGCASTGNLASATAAHAAKAGLPCHVFAPSDIEMAKITQALSYGANYIAVDGTYDDANRIAAQIGDSKGIGIVNINMRSHYVEGSKTFSFEVAEQLGWQVPDQLIVPVGSGAMLNAICKGFEELQTVSLLDDVSNMHMIAAQPHGCAPIVDAFKKNSKDVIPVENPDTVAKSLAIGDPGDGRYVLKRLAQYNGFAEECNNKEILDAILLLAQTEGIFTEPAGGVSISVLQKMVEQGKIDANDKVVCYVTGNGLKATEAIMEVLKKPTIMKADISEISAVVN is encoded by the coding sequence AGTGAGTGTTTTGGACCTCTTGATGTAAAATATGACTTTCCTGTGATTACAAAAGATATGTTTTCTAACCGTGAGCAAAACTATTGGCGATATTTTGAATTACTACCAATAGAAAGCAAATCAAACATTGTAAGTATTGGTGCCGGAATGACTCCTCTTATCAAGGCTGACAATCTTGGAAAAAAATTAGGACTAAACAATCTTTACATAAAAAATGATTCTGTAAACCCAACATTTTCATTCAAAGACAGACCAGCAGGTGTTGCAATATCTAAAGCAAAAGAATTTGGATTATCATCTGTTGGATGCGCATCAACTGGAAATCTGGCATCAGCTACTGCAGCACATGCAGCAAAAGCTGGATTACCATGTCACGTCTTTGCACCAAGTGATATAGAGATGGCAAAAATTACACAAGCATTATCATATGGTGCAAATTACATTGCAGTTGATGGTACATATGATGATGCAAACAGAATTGCAGCACAAATTGGTGATAGTAAGGGAATAGGAATAGTTAACATTAACATGCGCTCTCACTATGTAGAAGGATCTAAAACATTTTCATTTGAAGTTGCTGAACAACTTGGTTGGCAAGTGCCTGATCAATTAATAGTTCCAGTGGGAAGTGGTGCAATGCTTAACGCAATTTGTAAAGGATTTGAAGAATTACAAACTGTTTCATTACTTGATGATGTGTCTAACATGCACATGATTGCAGCACAACCCCATGGATGTGCACCAATTGTTGATGCATTTAAGAAAAATTCTAAAGATGTAATTCCTGTTGAGAATCCTGATACTGTAGCAAAAAGTTTGGCTATAGGTGATCCTGGTGATGGTAGATATGTTTTGAAACGTTTAGCACAATACAATGGATTTGCAGAAGAATGTAACAATAAGGAAATCCTTGATGCAATTTTATTGCTTGCACAAACTGAAGGAATATTCACAGAACCTGCAGGTGGAGTATCTATATCTGTTCTCCAAAAAATGGTGGAACAAGGAAAGATTGATGCAAATGACAAAGTAGTGTGTTATGTGACTGGTAATGGTTTGAAAGCAACAGAGGCTATAATGGAAGTTTTGAAAAAACCTACAATAATGAAAGCAGACATATCTGAAATCTCGGCGGTAGTTAATTGA